The following proteins come from a genomic window of Flavobacterium crocinum:
- a CDS encoding acyltransferase, whose product MEKKINRLWISNLRVMATIAVIFLHVSAPLFTKYGELPIYIWNYANFFDSVSRFSVPVFVMISGALMFDSKMQTFIFLKKRFVRICLPFIFWSICYVLYIVFIQTNDYQKMSLFEILKKIVRSLYFGSAYHLWYIYMLFGLLLIVPILNSWITRASKKEIHYFLFLWFLTLFFKNLGLENYKTNIELYYFTGFVGYLVLGYYLSTMTIQRDIPIKKISLVFLISGTLTTFLGTYWLSIKSNKPDSMLYDFFSFNVMFTAVGIFLFFRISNYYNNKSNLFFNEVNRFSYGIYLIHVLILWTLDSFGVNASLIHPLFGIPVTSFLCLIISLVIIKIINKNKIGAYISG is encoded by the coding sequence TTGGAAAAAAAAATAAATAGGTTATGGATTTCAAATTTGCGAGTAATGGCTACAATAGCAGTTATTTTCTTGCACGTTTCAGCTCCATTATTTACTAAATATGGAGAACTACCAATTTATATATGGAATTATGCCAATTTTTTTGATTCGGTTTCACGCTTCAGCGTTCCGGTATTTGTAATGATTTCTGGCGCATTAATGTTTGACTCAAAGATGCAGACTTTTATTTTTTTGAAAAAACGTTTTGTGAGAATCTGTCTCCCCTTTATATTTTGGAGCATTTGCTACGTTCTGTATATTGTTTTTATACAAACAAACGATTATCAGAAAATGAGTCTCTTTGAAATCTTAAAAAAAATAGTAAGATCTCTTTATTTTGGAAGTGCTTATCATTTATGGTATATCTATATGTTATTTGGATTGTTGTTGATTGTTCCAATACTTAACAGCTGGATTACAAGAGCGTCTAAAAAAGAAATTCATTACTTTTTGTTTTTGTGGTTTTTAACTCTCTTTTTTAAGAATTTAGGTTTAGAAAATTATAAAACCAATATTGAACTTTATTATTTTACAGGATTTGTAGGTTATTTAGTTTTAGGCTATTATCTATCAACTATGACGATACAAAGAGATATACCTATTAAAAAGATTTCTTTAGTTTTTTTAATTTCCGGGACATTAACTACTTTTTTGGGTACTTATTGGTTGTCAATAAAAAGTAATAAACCAGATTCCATGTTATATGATTTTTTCAGTTTTAATGTCATGTTTACGGCAGTAGGAATTTTTCTGTTTTTTAGAATATCGAATTATTATAATAATAAGAGTAATTTATTTTTTAATGAAGTAAACAGATTTAGTTACGGAATTTATTTAATACACGTTTTAATCCTTTGGACATTAGATAGTTTTGGTGTGAATGCATCGCTAATTCATCCATTGTTTGGAATTCCGGTAACTTCTTTTTTATGTCTAATAATTTCTTTAGTTATTATAAAAATTATCAATAAAAATAAAATAGGTGCATACATTTCAGGATAA
- a CDS encoding O-fucosyltransferase family protein codes for MINQYRENYRRINNSSQNTELIYPLSNRGFFSEINNLALAVLFCLENKINLKIYSKNWVGGKWEDYFNPVLQEYNGFVPIPSDIFSIRREDKFYAFYHKSIKKRKILQDSIWTEMRSKPFIDTNFYYPELGIKGGIFEAKKQVFDLILDYNKRTEQEVFFVDNANPEFIKNSCGIQVRRGDKVNGKNREAESFDVQLYINKILEINTSIKNITICTDDYRVLKDFQKQFPEFHYLSLCDPSRIGYFQREYNNTTDDSKIRDEVINVLKDANLLINSKMFIGTYSSNIARFVVLMRNNKDCYSLDIDWTPL; via the coding sequence ATGATTAATCAATATAGAGAAAACTATAGAAGAATAAATAATTCATCACAAAATACAGAGTTAATATATCCTCTCAGCAATAGAGGTTTTTTTTCAGAAATTAATAATCTGGCTCTTGCGGTGTTATTCTGTCTTGAAAATAAAATCAATTTAAAAATTTACAGCAAAAATTGGGTAGGCGGAAAATGGGAAGACTATTTTAATCCTGTACTACAAGAATATAATGGATTTGTACCAATACCTTCTGATATATTTTCTATTCGAAGAGAAGATAAGTTTTATGCGTTTTATCATAAGAGTATAAAAAAAAGAAAAATTCTTCAGGATAGTATTTGGACAGAGATGAGAAGTAAGCCATTTATTGATACAAACTTTTATTATCCTGAATTAGGCATCAAAGGAGGAATCTTCGAAGCAAAAAAACAAGTTTTTGATCTTATTTTAGATTATAATAAGAGAACAGAACAAGAAGTTTTTTTTGTAGATAATGCTAATCCTGAATTTATAAAAAACAGTTGTGGCATTCAGGTGAGAAGAGGGGATAAAGTGAATGGAAAAAATCGGGAAGCCGAGTCATTTGATGTTCAACTTTATATTAATAAAATTCTGGAAATTAATACAAGTATTAAAAACATTACAATTTGTACAGATGACTATCGGGTGCTTAAAGATTTTCAGAAACAATTTCCAGAATTTCATTACTTGAGTCTTTGTGATCCATCCAGAATAGGATATTTTCAACGTGAATACAATAACACAACAGATGATTCTAAAATTAGGGATGAAGTGATTAATGTTTTAAAGGATGCCAATTTATTGATCAATTCTAAAATGTTTATAGGTACATATTCCAGTAATATTGCACGTTTTGTAGTTTTAATGAGAAATAATAAAGACTGTTATAGTCTGGATATAGATTGGACACCTTTGTAA
- a CDS encoding glycosyltransferase family 10 domain-containing protein, which yields MNTIKLFKASSFAYTPFDNYIEGDIAFLQNNNIIIVNNVDDADIIISQNYKHLKKYFWRFLQKKKFLVWTHEPRFDITFKTLKKLFCGLIKVHFMNVYTRDVFVSNLSFIVELIDKKLEPISHINPKKKNKIVGLMSYYGGQKVPKIMQNGVNIDLIALRTKIAIEGSKSLFMDIYGKGWPEGISKEDSREGDWNKRKKAILEHYQYNLCFENTIAFNYMTEKIWDSIENYCLPIYYGRGSNVYEVFPENSFVDYSDFKEPKELFDFIQQMSESEYITRLNKCIETYNSISSNKKEIAKKERINMLTKIVEKVRFISAE from the coding sequence ATGAACACCATAAAGTTATTTAAAGCTTCTTCTTTTGCTTATACTCCTTTTGATAATTATATAGAAGGAGATATCGCTTTTTTGCAAAACAATAATATAATTATAGTAAATAATGTTGATGATGCTGACATTATCATTTCACAAAACTATAAACATTTAAAAAAGTATTTCTGGAGATTTTTACAGAAAAAAAAATTTTTAGTCTGGACTCATGAACCCAGATTTGATATCACTTTTAAAACACTAAAAAAGCTCTTTTGTGGATTAATAAAAGTTCATTTTATGAATGTTTATACACGGGATGTGTTTGTTTCCAATTTGTCGTTTATTGTAGAATTAATAGATAAAAAATTGGAACCGATATCACATATAAATCCTAAAAAAAAGAATAAAATTGTAGGATTGATGTCTTATTATGGTGGTCAGAAAGTACCAAAAATAATGCAGAATGGAGTAAATATTGATCTAATAGCTTTGCGTACTAAAATTGCAATTGAGGGCAGTAAATCTTTATTTATGGATATTTATGGTAAGGGCTGGCCAGAAGGGATATCGAAAGAAGATTCCAGAGAAGGTGATTGGAATAAAAGAAAAAAAGCAATATTAGAACATTATCAATATAATTTATGCTTTGAAAATACTATTGCATTCAACTATATGACAGAAAAAATTTGGGACAGTATAGAAAATTATTGCCTGCCAATTTACTATGGGAGAGGAAGTAATGTTTATGAAGTTTTTCCTGAAAATAGCTTTGTAGATTATTCCGACTTTAAAGAACCAAAAGAGTTGTTTGATTTTATCCAACAGATGTCAGAAAGTGAATATATTACAAGATTGAATAAGTGCATTGAAACATATAATTCTATAAGCTCTAATAAAAAAGAGATTGCTAAAAAAGAAAGGATAAATATGTTAACTAAAATAGTTGAAAAAGTAAGATTCATTTCTGCGGAATAA
- a CDS encoding class I SAM-dependent methyltransferase, whose product MLKFKKQDNISENRIDIITELKQQKKTDIERWSLNEQLFEDWNERTQILGNYIYPQAHIIEFGAGNMFLKKYLKNYSKYTPSDIIKRFEETVVCDLNEPFNIDLSNYNTVVFSGVLEYVYDIDKIFGQLNSNIKQIVLSYCCSDIVKLSREKNGWLSDYSHSQLVAIFEKYGYIIQDYREWREQSIFNLIKKAD is encoded by the coding sequence TTGCTAAAATTCAAAAAACAAGATAATATTTCTGAAAACAGGATAGATATAATAACAGAATTAAAACAGCAGAAAAAAACAGATATCGAAAGATGGAGTCTGAATGAACAATTATTTGAAGACTGGAATGAAAGAACGCAAATTTTAGGAAACTATATTTATCCCCAGGCTCATATTATTGAATTTGGTGCTGGAAATATGTTTTTAAAGAAATATTTGAAAAATTATTCAAAATATACACCTTCTGATATTATAAAAAGATTTGAAGAAACTGTGGTTTGTGATCTTAATGAACCTTTTAATATAGATTTATCAAATTATAATACGGTTGTATTTAGTGGGGTTTTAGAGTACGTTTATGATATAGACAAAATTTTTGGTCAGCTTAATTCGAACATAAAGCAAATAGTTTTATCCTATTGCTGTTCGGATATTGTAAAACTATCCAGAGAAAAAAATGGCTGGTTAAGTGACTACTCACATTCTCAACTTGTAGCAATATTTGAAAAGTATGGTTACATAATTCAAGATTACAGAGAATGGAGAGAGCAATCTATTTTTAATCTTATTAAAAAAGCAGATTAA
- a CDS encoding glycosyltransferase, whose protein sequence is MVSIPSLHFFRWTNQLENSGHEVYWFDITGMSNFSQNISWVTQKTNWKMRINFPGRIYIKLNFPNLYQFIQHFNNRKTEVVFEEFLKEIQPDVVHSFALQLSCLPILSIMNRYDKLKWVFSSWGSDVFYSKEIGIDEVQLQKCFKRIDYLITDCHRDYKIAQIKGFNKKFLGVLPGNGGVDFLINERKPVNERNIILIKGYNDEIGRGINIIKAFDKELISLLRDYEVVVFGADEKIKKFISENNDFKKLKLILHLKSHFVSNADLLNLMGKTYIYIANSLSDGIPNALIEAMGMGAFPIQSNPGNVTEEIIENEINGLLINNSEDVSEIKSLIISALNNHKMIYNAMESNRENIRNKYDRLKIREEILDLYEEVAN, encoded by the coding sequence ATGGTTTCTATTCCTTCACTCCATTTTTTTAGATGGACAAACCAATTGGAGAATTCCGGACATGAGGTTTATTGGTTTGACATTACAGGAATGAGTAATTTTAGTCAAAATATAAGCTGGGTAACTCAGAAAACGAATTGGAAGATGAGAATAAATTTTCCTGGAAGAATTTATATCAAACTTAATTTTCCCAATTTATATCAATTTATACAACACTTTAATAATCGCAAAACAGAGGTGGTTTTTGAAGAATTTCTGAAAGAAATTCAGCCAGATGTCGTGCATAGTTTTGCCTTACAATTATCCTGTTTACCTATTTTGAGTATTATGAATCGATATGATAAATTAAAGTGGGTATTTTCTTCATGGGGAAGTGACGTTTTTTATTCGAAAGAGATTGGAATTGATGAAGTCCAGCTGCAAAAGTGCTTTAAAAGAATAGATTATTTAATTACAGATTGTCATCGCGATTATAAAATAGCTCAAATAAAAGGTTTCAATAAAAAGTTCTTAGGTGTATTGCCGGGAAATGGTGGAGTCGATTTTTTAATAAATGAAAGAAAACCTGTAAATGAAAGAAACATTATATTGATTAAAGGGTATAATGATGAAATTGGGCGAGGAATCAATATTATAAAAGCATTCGATAAAGAACTGATATCACTATTAAGAGACTATGAAGTAGTTGTTTTTGGCGCAGACGAAAAAATTAAAAAGTTTATCTCTGAAAATAATGATTTCAAGAAGTTGAAACTTATTTTGCATCTTAAGAGCCATTTTGTTTCTAATGCTGATTTGTTAAATTTAATGGGTAAAACTTACATTTATATTGCAAATAGCCTTTCAGACGGTATTCCTAATGCATTAATAGAAGCAATGGGAATGGGGGCTTTTCCTATTCAATCTAATCCGGGAAATGTAACAGAAGAAATTATTGAAAATGAAATAAACGGACTTTTAATAAACAATTCAGAAGATGTGTCTGAAATTAAGAGTTTAATTATTAGCGCATTAAATAATCATAAAATGATTTATAATGCAATGGAATCTAATAGAGAAAATATTAGAAATAAATATGATAGATTAAAAATTAGAGAAGAAATTTTAGATTTATATGAAGAGGTTGCTAATTAG
- a CDS encoding glycosyltransferase family 2 protein — translation MITIVLTNRNRDIQTIKNCLNSLQEQANKEFTLFFVDYGSSPDYLKELKKVIENYPELKFISCPVSGQLWNKSRAINIALQRCTTPYFFVGDVDMLFHTDFIQKLNLLTDENSITYFQVGFLNKKETFQNKGFEKSKVAFKSQKEATGMSLYPTHILKSINGYDEFYHGWGAEDTDVHVRLFNLGIQVKFYDKEILLKHQWHTKIYRTGLSKDPFHFKLEKINNAYLQISKKTKQRIANKNSLWGKIPKEEEYNRLNEKTDFIFDIAPEDSKINALISHLCNFEHKIISVIITDVSTRSKIKQFVKKMCGKKYLSYLKMRSINDLLLHEIIMRYRNLPYQYSYDERKKVIEFKIYFS, via the coding sequence ATGATTACAATTGTTTTAACTAATCGTAATCGTGATATTCAGACAATAAAAAATTGTTTGAATTCATTGCAAGAACAGGCAAATAAAGAATTTACTCTATTTTTTGTAGATTATGGTTCTTCCCCGGATTACTTAAAAGAACTCAAAAAAGTAATAGAGAATTATCCGGAATTAAAGTTTATATCATGTCCGGTATCCGGACAATTATGGAATAAATCCCGGGCTATAAACATAGCGCTACAACGTTGCACAACACCATATTTTTTTGTTGGAGATGTAGATATGTTGTTTCATACTGATTTTATTCAAAAACTGAATCTGTTGACCGATGAAAACTCAATAACGTATTTTCAGGTTGGTTTTTTAAATAAAAAAGAAACTTTTCAGAATAAAGGTTTCGAGAAATCTAAAGTGGCGTTTAAATCTCAAAAAGAGGCAACAGGAATGTCATTATATCCCACACACATTTTAAAAAGTATTAACGGTTATGATGAATTTTATCATGGATGGGGCGCAGAAGATACTGATGTACATGTTAGATTGTTCAATCTTGGAATTCAAGTGAAATTTTATGATAAAGAAATCTTATTGAAACATCAATGGCATACTAAAATTTATAGAACCGGATTGAGTAAAGATCCTTTTCATTTTAAGCTGGAAAAAATCAACAATGCTTATTTACAGATTTCGAAAAAAACAAAACAGAGAATTGCTAATAAGAACAGTTTATGGGGAAAAATACCTAAAGAAGAAGAATATAATAGATTAAATGAAAAAACAGATTTTATCTTCGATATAGCACCGGAAGATTCGAAAATAAATGCTTTAATCTCGCACTTATGCAATTTTGAGCATAAAATTATTTCAGTAATTATCACAGATGTATCGACTAGAAGTAAGATTAAGCAGTTTGTAAAAAAAATGTGCGGTAAGAAATATTTAAGCTACTTGAAAATGAGAAGTATAAACGATTTGCTTTTACACGAGATTATTATGCGTTACAGAAACTTGCCCTATCAGTATTCTTATGATGAGAGGAAAAAAGTAATTGAGTTTAAAATCTATTTTTCCTAA
- a CDS encoding glycosyltransferase family protein, protein MRKGENLLKNKALNDKNSNHRVIIPLYIPNEEGYYKDAFTIFKYSLYSIHKTSFSNLKVSVVSNGSNTEINKKLFGLYEDNLIDELIIEKENIGKINSILKVLRTVEERLITITDADVLFDNGWEKEVWKIFKAFPRAGAVSPVPVFRTHFSLTGNIWFDYLFSSKLKFRSVKDPEGMTLFAKSIGWQWLDIQYKDLIATLKSKNNTIAVLGSSHFVCTYKREVFSVIPKTNSAYKLGGDSEFLYTDLPVIKMGGYRLATYGNYAYHLGNVLEDWMTHKKNNLITETKENKNTNQLKVLEYSLLYYFLTEKVFKKIIKFPFFRRYLFKMKGLQKEKLNNFMS, encoded by the coding sequence ATGAGAAAGGGAGAGAATCTTTTAAAAAATAAAGCCTTGAATGATAAAAATTCTAATCATAGGGTAATAATTCCTTTATACATTCCAAATGAGGAAGGATATTATAAAGATGCCTTTACTATTTTTAAGTATAGCCTATATTCAATTCATAAAACATCATTTTCCAATTTAAAAGTTTCAGTTGTCAGTAATGGATCCAATACAGAAATAAACAAAAAATTGTTCGGGTTATATGAAGACAATTTGATTGATGAATTGATTATTGAAAAAGAAAATATAGGTAAGATAAATAGTATATTAAAGGTTTTGCGTACAGTAGAGGAACGTTTAATTACTATTACTGATGCAGATGTTTTATTTGATAATGGCTGGGAAAAAGAGGTTTGGAAAATTTTTAAAGCATTTCCCAGAGCAGGTGCCGTAAGTCCGGTGCCTGTTTTTAGAACCCATTTTAGCTTAACAGGCAATATTTGGTTTGATTATCTGTTTTCGTCAAAACTTAAATTCCGTTCAGTAAAAGATCCTGAAGGAATGACATTGTTTGCAAAAAGTATTGGTTGGCAATGGCTTGATATTCAGTATAAAGATCTAATAGCAACTTTAAAAAGCAAAAATAATACAATAGCAGTATTAGGCAGTTCCCATTTTGTTTGTACTTATAAAAGAGAAGTGTTTTCTGTAATTCCAAAAACAAATAGTGCTTATAAATTAGGAGGAGACAGTGAATTTTTGTATACAGACCTTCCCGTTATAAAAATGGGAGGTTATCGTTTGGCCACTTATGGTAATTATGCCTATCATTTAGGAAATGTTTTAGAGGACTGGATGACCCATAAAAAAAATAATCTTATCACAGAAACAAAAGAAAACAAGAATACAAACCAATTAAAAGTTTTAGAATACTCTTTGTTGTATTACTTCTTAACTGAAAAAGTATTTAAAAAAATAATAAAGTTTCCTTTTTTTAGAAGATATTTGTTTAAAATGAAAGGGTTGCAAAAAGAAAAACTAAATAATTTTATGTCATGA
- a CDS encoding glycosyltransferase family 4 protein — protein MIILLISMPSIHVIRWIENLKDTHYEIYWFDVLGRGKLDTLTSVKQFTNWKKRKVKYIKGEYFLSKKKPNLYERIIPYLEITANEALENIIKEIKPDVIHSFEMQGCSYPIIKTMSRYPKIKWLYTCWGNDLFYYMNFKDHEKKIRKVLKRIDFLHTDCKRDFLLAQKLGFSGEYLGVVPGGTGYKWKELERYKIPIAKRKIILVKGYEHHFGRGLNIVKALHEIQDQISDYQIVIFGAHNKTMEYIAMHKLNFQVYHRHSFTHEELLQLMGKSLIYIGNSISDGLPNTLLEAIVMGAFPIQSNPGGATEEIINDGDNGVLINNPESVLEIKQKILNVLFDTGLQESAAEKNRKVTLERLDYSDNKLKVIAMYKTIFNKIS, from the coding sequence ATGATAATACTTTTGATTTCTATGCCTTCTATTCATGTAATTCGTTGGATAGAAAATCTTAAAGACACTCATTATGAAATATACTGGTTCGATGTTCTGGGTCGTGGAAAATTGGATACATTAACTTCGGTTAAACAATTTACTAATTGGAAAAAAAGAAAAGTAAAATATATAAAAGGAGAATATTTTTTAAGTAAAAAAAAGCCCAATCTTTATGAAAGAATTATTCCTTATTTGGAAATAACGGCCAATGAAGCTCTTGAAAACATTATTAAGGAAATAAAACCAGATGTAATCCATAGTTTTGAAATGCAAGGCTGTTCCTATCCTATAATAAAGACAATGTCCAGATATCCTAAGATTAAATGGCTTTATACCTGTTGGGGAAATGATCTATTTTATTATATGAATTTTAAAGATCATGAAAAAAAAATAAGAAAAGTCTTGAAGAGAATAGATTTTTTGCACACAGATTGTAAAAGAGATTTTTTGTTAGCTCAAAAACTTGGTTTTTCAGGAGAATATTTGGGAGTCGTGCCAGGGGGAACAGGTTACAAATGGAAAGAATTAGAACGATATAAAATTCCAATTGCTAAAAGGAAAATTATTTTAGTAAAAGGATATGAACATCATTTTGGAAGAGGACTGAATATTGTAAAAGCACTGCATGAAATTCAGGATCAAATTTCAGATTATCAAATTGTTATTTTTGGGGCTCATAACAAAACGATGGAATATATAGCTATGCACAAGTTGAATTTTCAAGTTTACCATAGACATAGTTTTACTCATGAGGAATTATTACAATTAATGGGTAAATCTTTAATTTATATAGGAAATAGTATTTCAGATGGACTTCCTAATACTCTTTTAGAGGCAATAGTAATGGGAGCTTTCCCTATTCAATCGAATCCGGGTGGTGCTACAGAAGAAATAATTAATGATGGAGATAATGGAGTCTTAATAAATAATCCTGAATCAGTTTTAGAGATTAAACAAAAAATTTTAAATGTTTTATTTGATACCGGCTTACAAGAATCTGCAGCGGAAAAAAATAGAAAAGTAACTTTAGAAAGATTAGATTATTCAGATAATAAATTGAAAGTAATAGCAATGTATAAAACTATTTTTAATAAAATTTCCTGA
- a CDS encoding class I SAM-dependent methyltransferase: MKNKFTNIELTYDNLESFIIRKEILKAVQDAAPQFKGKVLDSGCGSMPYKEIILQNKKVDSYVGLDIDSGLNYDNAKPDFFWDGVNMPFESESFDVVMSTEVLEHVPDPDAYLLEVKRVLKPGGLFFFTVPFLMSLHEVPNDYYRYTPFALEMIFKRTGFVSVNITARGGYNAAVGQMLGLWVNMYLWGRKKKIMRVLLKPVIKFLYKNDKTPKSFNKSTMIVGLSGTILKPVL; encoded by the coding sequence ATGAAGAATAAATTTACAAATATAGAGCTCACCTACGATAATCTGGAGAGTTTTATTATAAGAAAAGAAATTTTAAAAGCAGTTCAAGATGCAGCTCCTCAATTTAAAGGAAAAGTTTTAGATTCAGGATGTGGTTCAATGCCTTATAAAGAAATTATTCTCCAGAATAAAAAAGTAGATAGTTATGTCGGTTTAGATATAGATTCTGGTTTGAATTATGATAATGCCAAGCCAGACTTTTTTTGGGATGGTGTTAACATGCCATTTGAATCGGAAAGCTTTGATGTGGTCATGTCGACAGAAGTATTAGAGCATGTTCCGGATCCGGATGCATATTTATTAGAAGTTAAAAGAGTTCTGAAGCCAGGAGGCCTGTTTTTCTTTACAGTACCTTTTTTAATGTCTTTGCACGAAGTTCCAAATGATTATTACAGATATACTCCTTTTGCATTAGAAATGATTTTTAAACGTACAGGTTTTGTTTCTGTAAATATTACAGCAAGAGGAGGATATAATGCAGCAGTTGGGCAAATGTTGGGATTATGGGTAAATATGTATTTATGGGGAAGAAAAAAGAAGATTATGAGAGTACTTTTAAAGCCGGTTATCAAATTTTTATATAAAAATGACAAAACACCAAAAAGTTTTAATAAGTCAACTATGATTGTAGGTTTGTCGGGAACTATTTTAAAACCTGTTTTATAA
- a CDS encoding glycosyltransferase family 2 protein — MSGLISIIIPTYNRAEFIRETLNSILVQTYKNWECIIVDDGSVDNTADLIKEFQLKDNRIKYYHRPEKRIKGPNSCRNYGFELSKGDYIKWLDSDDILNINALETTSHYFSKHFDLIVSSLEYIDINKNIIEKDHNFFSDNIIQDYLIGKIAYYISPPTWKRSFLNNRAYLFDEEITNLDDWDFNLRMLYENPSVAYLNDKLIQYRIHHQSLSHEINKLNFKEIKSEFKAIKKHLLLIKKNKKANPRILKIYFKNRCKNILRMALVRNDKHKFYYLKELLSIEINLLRFGEMLKTIAGFTIYTVFRKGYKFL, encoded by the coding sequence ATGTCGGGGTTAATTTCAATAATAATTCCAACCTACAACAGAGCTGAATTTATTAGAGAAACACTTAATAGTATTCTAGTACAAACTTATAAAAACTGGGAGTGTATAATAGTGGATGATGGTAGTGTAGACAATACAGCAGATTTAATCAAGGAATTTCAATTGAAAGATAATAGAATTAAGTATTATCATCGTCCTGAAAAAAGAATCAAAGGACCTAATTCTTGTCGTAATTACGGTTTCGAATTATCTAAAGGAGATTATATTAAGTGGCTTGATAGTGATGATATTTTAAATATTAATGCACTTGAGACGACAAGTCATTATTTTTCAAAGCATTTTGATTTAATTGTTTCCTCATTAGAATATATTGATATTAATAAAAATATTATAGAAAAAGATCATAATTTTTTTTCAGATAATATTATTCAGGATTATTTAATAGGTAAAATTGCGTATTATATTTCTCCACCAACATGGAAAAGAAGTTTTCTAAACAATCGGGCTTATCTTTTTGATGAGGAGATTACAAATTTGGATGATTGGGATTTTAACTTGAGAATGTTGTACGAAAACCCTTCTGTAGCTTATTTAAATGATAAACTTATTCAATACAGAATTCATCATCAATCTTTGTCTCATGAAATTAATAAGTTAAATTTTAAAGAAATAAAATCAGAGTTTAAAGCAATTAAAAAGCACTTGTTATTAATTAAAAAAAATAAAAAAGCTAATCCCCGTATTCTAAAAATATATTTTAAAAATCGTTGTAAAAATATACTTCGAATGGCATTAGTGAGGAATGATAAGCATAAATTCTACTATTTAAAAGAATTGTTATCTATTGAAATAAATCTGTTAAGATTTGGAGAAATGCTAAAAACAATTGCTGGCTTTACAATTTATACTGTTTTTAGAAAAGGATATAAATTTTTATAA
- a CDS encoding glycosyltransferase family 2 protein: MITIIYPYRNRELNRITNSLNSLSTQSNKNFCVIFVDYGSDFDISESVQELLIGYNFVEYIHSFHNNQPWSRSKAINIGLRFTKTEYVFIADIDIIFHHNFIAHLFELKKENDNIYFQVGYLSEDESKKLKEFDNYNITSKSIPEGKGLSLFNLNCLLAIGGFDEFFHFWGAEDEDVHSRLIIAGFSPIFYNHEILLLHQWHQTFESLEHQKLTIQLGFSDAFNLNKKKLRFNQSYNILKPNNENWGKLISEDDFKILNSHLDSIILLNKKDVVENFLDIVLPNTKDRIINVVFKEDKYQSTLSYKIKSFLGIKVHDYYSLKQINDLLLKTLLIYYKDSQFNYRVSSDLKSVQLKINLCRG, encoded by the coding sequence ATGATAACAATTATATATCCTTACAGAAATAGGGAATTAAATAGAATAACTAATTCATTAAATTCCCTATCAACGCAATCAAACAAAAATTTTTGTGTAATTTTTGTAGATTATGGATCGGATTTTGACATTTCAGAGTCAGTACAAGAATTATTAATAGGATATAATTTTGTAGAATATATACATTCGTTTCATAATAATCAGCCCTGGTCTCGTTCTAAAGCAATTAATATTGGTCTTAGATTTACAAAAACGGAATACGTTTTTATTGCAGATATAGATATTATTTTTCACCATAATTTTATCGCTCATTTATTTGAATTGAAAAAAGAAAATGATAATATTTATTTTCAGGTTGGATATTTAAGTGAAGATGAAAGTAAAAAGCTTAAAGAATTCGATAATTATAATATAACTTCTAAAAGTATACCTGAAGGAAAAGGTTTATCGCTTTTTAATTTAAACTGCTTATTGGCTATTGGTGGTTTTGATGAATTTTTTCATTTTTGGGGAGCAGAAGACGAAGATGTACATTCAAGACTTATTATTGCCGGTTTCAGCCCAATATTCTATAATCATGAGATTTTATTGTTACATCAATGGCATCAAACGTTTGAAAGTTTAGAACATCAAAAATTAACAATTCAATTGGGATTTTCAGATGCCTTTAATCTAAACAAGAAAAAACTAAGATTTAATCAAAGCTATAATATTCTAAAACCAAATAATGAGAATTGGGGTAAATTAATATCAGAAGATGACTTTAAAATTTTAAATTCTCATCTGGACTCAATTATTTTATTAAATAAGAAAGATGTTGTAGAAAATTTTCTTGATATTGTTTTGCCCAATACAAAAGACAGAATTATTAATGTTGTTTTTAAAGAGGATAAATACCAATCTACACTTAGTTACAAAATAAAATCTTTCCTGGGAATTAAAGTTCATGATTATTATTCTTTGAAACAAATAAATGATCTGCTTCTTAAAACTCTTTTAATTTATTATAAGGATTCCCAATTTAATTACAGAGTTAGTAGTGACTTGAAAAGTGTTCAATTAAAAATTAATTTATGTCGGGGTTAA